A segment of the Synechococcus sp. MU1643 genome:
CTCAAACTTAATTGAAGAAGCATTCAAATTACTGGAAGCAACTCTAGGAATTAATTTTCAAAAAACAAACGCCGCTGGTGCGGACTTTCGTTTTGGAGATAACGATAGCGGAGCATACGCGGTCACACGACACTCATGGGAAGGCGAAACAACGTATTCAGAAATAAATATCGCAGCAAGCTGGCACTCCGGGGGCACCTCTCTTGGAGACTATGTTTTTCAGACAACCCTTCATGAGATAGGCCATGCATTAGGCCTCGGACATCTTGGCAATTACAACGGTTCAGCTAACTATTCATCTGATGCTGATTTCATAAATGACTCGTGGCATACATCAATGATGTCGTATTTTGATCAGACAGAGAATACTTCTATAGACGTAAGCTTTGCATATCTAAGCACTCCGATGGTTGCAGACTGGATTGCATTAGACGACCTATACAGCCAATATGGCTTTGGAATAAATAATGCTTTCACAGAAGACACAACTTATGGATTTGATACAAATATCGGAGAAACGACAAGTCTCGTATTCAACAAACTAAAAGATTTAATTCCTACTACAGCATACACGATTGTAGATGGAGGCGGAAATGACACTCTGAACCTAAGCGGCTTTACTACAGCTCAATTAATTGATCTGCGCCCATCAGACAAGCTCGCTACAAATATTTATGCATCCAATATTGGTGGAAAGATTGGCAACCTAAGTTTCGCGCCAGGAACCCTCATAGAATCAGTCATTGGCGGTTCTGGGGCAGATACATTTCGTGGCAATAATATAAATAATAGCTTTGATGGGCGCGATGGAGACGACATAGTCCTATTCAACGGAGAAATAAGTGATTATAGCTTTTATATAGATGGAGAAAGAATTGTTGCCACTGACCTTAGAGATGGCAGCCCTGACGGACAGGATACTCTCACAAATATAGAGAACATTGATTTTAATGGAACTACTTTTGGGTGGAACGACCTTCTCAT
Coding sequences within it:
- a CDS encoding Ig-like domain-containing protein → MRPDHLEDRIEISVLHSRGCTCKSCNGNTAITGGQSTNNFAASLGTIDELANYLESGYWNAQSRSSRKFNLASKSNLTYNTTSNTKDSDGVSPERSNLIEEAFKLLEATLGINFQKTNAAGADFRFGDNDSGAYAVTRHSWEGETTYSEINIAASWHSGGTSLGDYVFQTTLHEIGHALGLGHLGNYNGSANYSSDADFINDSWHTSMMSYFDQTENTSIDVSFAYLSTPMVADWIALDDLYSQYGFGINNAFTEDTTYGFDTNIGETTSLVFNKLKDLIPTTAYTIVDGGGNDTLNLSGFTTAQLIDLRPSDKLATNIYASNIGGKIGNLSFAPGTLIESVIGGSGADTFRGNNINNSFDGRDGDDIVLFNGEISDYSFYIDGERIVATDLRDGSPDGQDTLTNIENIDFNGTTFGWNDLLIRLDTTAPSITITHDDADNSLRAGETAALTFTLSEASTDFVESDVTLSGGSLSNWTAVSSTVYTATFTPTADSTTNGVISVASSKFSDAA